A genomic stretch from Limanda limanda chromosome 11, fLimLim1.1, whole genome shotgun sequence includes:
- the cers2b gene encoding ceramide synthase 2: MLSGLSAWFWQEQLWFPEGLGWADLEDRDGRVYAKARDLWVALPIAFIFLIIRQIFERTVATPLASLLGVKETIRLKATPNVALESYYCKVAKNPTPSSIGSLTKQTGFPERQVQRWFRRRRNQDRPSLLKKFREASWRFTFYLLAFIAGLAALIDKPWLYDLKEMWEGFPVLTLLPSQYWYYMIELGFYSSLLFSVASDVKRKDFKEQIIHHVATILLISFSWCVNYIRAGTLIMLVHDSSDYFLESAKMFNYAGWRNACNYIFIVFAAIFIVTRLFVFPFRIIYCTWVYPVTIYKPFFGYYFFNGLLMILQCLHIFWAVLIIRMAVRFLTSNEKVDDARSDKDETDESEEEEEVGKDMKKNGPVQNGHSVHNNNHSKTA, translated from the exons ATGCTGTCAGGGCTGAGTGCGTGGTTCTGGCAGGAGCAGCTGTGGTTTCCTGAAGGTCTGGGCTGGGCTGACCTGGAGGACCGGGATGGGCGCGTGTACGCTAAAGCACGGGATCTGTGGGTGGCGCTGCCCATCGCCTTCATATTCCTCATTATACGTCAGATCTTTGAGAG GACAGTGGCTACACCCCTGGCCTCTCTGCTCGGGGTGAAAGAGACCATACGGCTCAAAGCCACTCCCAACGTCGCACTGGAGTCCTACTACTGTAAAGTGGCCAAGAACCCCACACCG AGTTCAATCGGAAGTCTTACCAAGCAGACTGGCTTTCCAGAAAGACAAGTGCAGCGATGGTTCAGGAGACGGCGGAACCAGGACAGACCGAGTTTGCTCAAGAAATTTAGAGAAGCCAG TTGGAGATTTACCTTTTACCTTCTTGCTTTCATTGCTGGCCTGGCTGCCCTCATCGAT AAACCTTGGCTGTATGACCTGAAGGAGATGTGGGAAGGCTTCCCTGTGCTG ACGCTGCTGCCATCTCAGTATTGGTACTACATGATCGAGCTGGGTTTCTACAGCTCTCTGCTCTTCAGTGTGGCTTCTGATGTGAAACGCAAA GACTTCAAGGAGCAGATTATTCACCATGTGGCGACCATCCTCCTCATCAGCTTCTCTTGGTGTGTTAACTACATCCGTGCTGGAACTCTCATCATGTTGGTGCACGACTCCTCTGATTACTTTCTTGAG TCTGCAAAGATGTTCAACTATGCTGGTTGGCGTAACGCCTGTAACTACATCTTCATCGTATTTGCTGCAATCTTCATTGTCACCCGTCTGTTCGTCTTCCCCTTCcg CATTATTTACTGTACGTGGGTTTATCCAGTGACTATCTACAAACCCTTTTTTGGGTACTACTTCTTCAACGGACTTCTGATGATTCTTCAGTGTCTACATATCTTCTGGGCTGTCCTCATCATACGCATGGCAGTCCGCTTCCTCACGAGCAat GAAAAGGTTGACGATGCAAGGAGTGACAAAGACGAAACAGATGAatcagaagaagaggaggaggtggggaaggACATGAAGAAAAATGGACCAGTGCAGAACGGTCATTCAgtccacaacaacaaccacagcaaGACAGCTTGA